A part of Geothrix oryzae genomic DNA contains:
- a CDS encoding NupC/NupG family nucleoside CNT transporter, with amino-acid sequence MGRFIGLAGIVAFMAIAYALSHKRSAIHWRTIGWGLTLQWIFALIVLKGSTISGLLSFLPFPKGTGWGVLVLMFAPMLLRRFASYENKTLNWALFGVIVLGLLRGNLVGSSFDQMRIVVEHLMAYAHEGASFVFGSLSDGPGGKVGMVFAFAVLPTIIFVASIFAVLYYIGVMQWVVSAAARAMGRFLKVSGAESVSVAASILMGQTEAPLTIRPFLARMTRSELMVIMTAGMAHVSGSIMVAYVQVAHVDIVHLLTAVIMTAPGAVMMAKLLEPETETPETAGDIKVDIPNHDANVLDAAARGAFEGGQLAFNVAVMLIAFIALIYLLNGLMKAIHPGFSLELVLGAVFKPFAYLMGVPWIEAGQVGSLLGKRMVVNEFVAFLDLGAMTNLSTKARLVSTFALCGFANFSSIAIQVGGIGALVPERRGDLARLGIRAMLAGTLANFLSACIAGILS; translated from the coding sequence ATGGGACGCTTCATCGGATTGGCCGGAATCGTGGCCTTCATGGCGATTGCGTATGCGCTGTCGCACAAGCGGAGCGCCATCCATTGGCGTACCATCGGCTGGGGCCTCACCCTGCAGTGGATCTTCGCGCTGATCGTGCTCAAGGGCTCCACCATCTCCGGTCTGCTGTCCTTCCTTCCCTTCCCGAAGGGGACCGGCTGGGGAGTGCTGGTCCTGATGTTCGCGCCGATGCTGCTGCGGCGGTTCGCATCCTATGAGAACAAGACGCTGAACTGGGCGCTGTTCGGCGTGATCGTCCTCGGCCTGCTCCGCGGGAATCTCGTGGGCTCCTCCTTCGACCAGATGCGCATTGTGGTCGAGCACCTCATGGCCTACGCCCACGAGGGCGCCAGCTTCGTGTTCGGTTCGCTGTCCGACGGTCCCGGCGGCAAGGTGGGCATGGTCTTCGCCTTCGCCGTGCTGCCCACCATCATCTTCGTGGCCTCGATCTTCGCGGTGCTCTACTACATCGGCGTCATGCAGTGGGTGGTCAGCGCCGCGGCCCGGGCCATGGGCCGCTTCCTGAAGGTCTCGGGCGCCGAGAGCGTGAGCGTGGCCGCCAGCATCCTCATGGGCCAGACCGAGGCGCCCCTCACCATCCGGCCCTTCCTGGCACGCATGACCCGCAGCGAACTCATGGTGATCATGACCGCGGGCATGGCCCATGTGTCGGGGAGCATCATGGTGGCCTATGTGCAGGTGGCCCATGTGGACATCGTGCACCTGCTCACGGCCGTGATCATGACGGCGCCCGGCGCGGTGATGATGGCCAAGCTGCTGGAGCCCGAGACGGAAACGCCCGAGACGGCCGGCGACATCAAGGTGGACATCCCCAACCACGATGCCAATGTGCTGGATGCCGCGGCCCGGGGCGCCTTCGAAGGCGGCCAGCTGGCCTTCAATGTGGCCGTCATGCTCATCGCCTTCATCGCGCTCATCTACCTGCTCAACGGCTTGATGAAGGCCATCCACCCGGGCTTCAGCCTGGAGCTGGTGCTGGGTGCCGTCTTCAAGCCCTTCGCCTACCTGATGGGGGTGCCCTGGATCGAGGCGGGCCAGGTGGGGTCCCTGCTGGGCAAGCGCATGGTGGTGAACGAGTTCGTGGCCTTCCTGGACCTGGGGGCCATGACGAACCTGTCCACCAAGGCCCGCCTGGTTTCCACCTTCGCCCTGTGCGGTTTCGCCAACTTCAGCAGCATCGCCATCCAGGTGGGGGGCATCGGCGCCCTGGTTCCCGAGCGCCGCGGCGATCTGGCCCGCCTCGGCATCCGGGCGATGCTGGCTGGGACCCTGGCGAATTTCCTGAGCGCCTGCATCGCCGGGATCCTTAGTTAG
- a CDS encoding roadblock/LC7 domain-containing protein, translating to MFQQILDQLIERVPESLAATFNDRDGDPISSRTIQIPNEGLQLLGAYQHMVKRHLQQAVEEFDRGEVQQVAFATDQHWILMMGAGEQCTLVLVMQREGLLGRARFYMEQAIKALNDEL from the coding sequence ATGTTCCAGCAAATCCTGGATCAGCTGATTGAACGGGTGCCCGAGTCCCTGGCCGCGACCTTCAACGACCGGGACGGGGATCCGATCTCTTCGCGCACGATCCAGATCCCGAACGAGGGGCTGCAACTCCTGGGCGCCTACCAGCACATGGTGAAACGGCACCTCCAGCAGGCCGTGGAGGAATTCGACCGCGGCGAGGTGCAGCAGGTGGCCTTCGCCACCGACCAGCACTGGATCCTCATGATGGGGGCGGGGGAACAGTGCACCCTCGTGCTCGTGATGCAGCGGGAGGGCCTGCTGGGCCGGGCGCGGTTTTACATGGAACAGGCCATCAAGGCCCTGAACGACGAACTGTAG
- a CDS encoding DUF2752 domain-containing protein, which translates to MRRVPWIALAALGLGLGLWAATFLAPLAGLLPTCPFKRITGYACATCGATRCVLALAGGHWREAFHWYPAAAALAALPFAVLWDLRRAWRGDSYPALPDSRAARLAVWAALAGIWALQVARGI; encoded by the coding sequence ATGAGGCGCGTGCCCTGGATCGCCCTGGCGGCTCTGGGTCTCGGCCTGGGCCTCTGGGCCGCCACCTTCCTGGCGCCCCTGGCGGGGCTGCTGCCAACCTGCCCCTTCAAGCGGATCACCGGCTACGCCTGCGCCACCTGCGGAGCCACACGCTGCGTCCTGGCGCTGGCCGGAGGGCATTGGCGCGAAGCTTTCCACTGGTACCCGGCCGCGGCCGCGCTGGCGGCGCTGCCGTTCGCGGTGCTCTGGGATCTCCGCCGGGCCTGGCGGGGGGATTCCTATCCGGCGCTGCCGGATTCCCGGGCCGCCCGCCTCGCCGTCTGGGCCGCCCTGGCTGGAATCTGGGCGCTGCAGGTGGCGCGGGGGATTTAG
- a CDS encoding tetratricopeptide repeat protein produces the protein MPFASPWFRTPAALLCALSVPSLAQGAAQDGELAERLYRSGERAYAAKSYKEALDTWGQLLQATPKSGFAPQALLRLARHQVEVERKPETALPYLDRLKAEYIKSPEAAEGLLLRGVLLARQARRPADLKDAMAEFNRVLDLFPDAPAVPEARFQLGRAWRDQGQWGRALQQFVEAFRIRPDAAVAPRAMLQAAEVLDLMGDLPGCLRMLQRLRIQAPQSPEAREAGWRIAVRVKHRLQKPPLRNGGPWPGGRAKWLKTPTLLALAPDGDLLLYQNDLDHAFRLHEGELVAAGPAATGVRALLASSTGALWLLSKTGLVREDAPTPLPLGTLGTITGAAQDRWGTLWVADAKTPALTLFGLDGTSRTVASPTANALAALPSGGVVIAADADRKLLFLDADGQPRTVVPYGRDLPAPFRYVVALASDGAGQVAALVDGGDFGEGVVILGPDGAVLRQATFKALGISGRITSLVLDREGGLILCDRRNDLLIRVD, from the coding sequence ATGCCGTTCGCATCTCCCTGGTTCCGCACTCCGGCCGCCCTCCTCTGCGCGCTGTCGGTCCCGAGCCTGGCCCAGGGTGCCGCACAGGACGGGGAGCTCGCGGAGCGTCTGTACCGGAGCGGAGAGCGGGCCTACGCCGCCAAATCCTACAAGGAAGCCCTGGACACTTGGGGCCAGCTGCTTCAAGCCACGCCCAAGAGCGGGTTCGCCCCCCAGGCCCTTCTCCGGCTGGCCCGCCACCAGGTGGAGGTGGAGCGGAAACCCGAGACGGCCCTGCCCTACCTCGATCGCCTGAAGGCCGAGTACATCAAGAGCCCCGAGGCCGCGGAGGGGCTGCTGTTGCGCGGCGTCCTGCTGGCCCGGCAGGCCCGGCGCCCCGCGGACCTGAAAGACGCCATGGCCGAGTTCAACCGCGTCCTCGACCTCTTTCCGGATGCCCCGGCGGTACCCGAGGCCCGCTTCCAGCTGGGCCGGGCCTGGCGGGATCAGGGACAGTGGGGCCGGGCCCTCCAGCAGTTCGTGGAGGCCTTCCGGATCCGACCCGATGCCGCCGTGGCCCCCCGGGCCATGCTGCAGGCCGCCGAGGTCCTGGACCTGATGGGGGATCTCCCGGGCTGCCTGCGGATGCTCCAGCGCCTCCGGATCCAGGCGCCCCAGAGCCCCGAGGCCCGGGAGGCAGGTTGGCGCATCGCCGTGCGGGTGAAGCACCGGCTTCAGAAACCGCCCCTCCGCAACGGCGGTCCCTGGCCCGGCGGGCGCGCCAAGTGGCTCAAGACGCCGACCCTGCTGGCCCTGGCCCCGGACGGAGACCTGCTCCTCTATCAGAACGACCTCGACCACGCCTTCCGCCTCCACGAGGGGGAGCTGGTCGCGGCCGGTCCCGCCGCCACGGGGGTCCGGGCCCTGCTGGCCTCCTCCACCGGCGCCCTCTGGCTGTTGTCCAAGACCGGTCTGGTACGGGAGGACGCACCCACCCCCCTGCCCCTAGGCACCCTCGGCACCATCACCGGCGCGGCCCAGGACCGCTGGGGCACCCTCTGGGTGGCGGATGCCAAGACGCCCGCCCTGACCCTCTTCGGCCTGGACGGCACCTCGCGCACCGTGGCCTCGCCCACGGCCAACGCCCTGGCCGCCCTGCCTTCGGGCGGCGTCGTCATCGCCGCAGATGCCGACCGCAAGCTGCTCTTCCTGGATGCCGACGGTCAGCCCCGCACGGTGGTGCCCTACGGCAGGGACCTGCCCGCCCCCTTCCGCTATGTGGTGGCGCTGGCCTCGGACGGCGCCGGCCAGGTGGCGGCCTTGGTGGACGGCGGAGACTTCGGCGAGGGCGTGGTGATCCTCGGGCCCGATGGCGCGGTGCTGCGCCAGGCCACCTTCAAGGCCCTCGGCATCAGCGGCCGCATCACCTCGCTGGTCCTGGACCGCGAGGGGGGGCTCATCCTCTGCGACCGCCGCAACGACCTCCTGATCCGTGTGGATTGA
- a CDS encoding 3-phosphoshikimate 1-carboxyvinyltransferase, with amino-acid sequence MSLSLPEDSRLPSGAAFRPVSIPGSKSVTNRALLLAALAPGETRLKGGLEAEDTRWMRRALGDLGIPVAVADGAWTIRGGNRPRATTPLWLGASGTTLRFLLPWLALRAEGDLRMEGDPRLFERPLGPLLEPLTTLGASWCPDASGAWLRPVPAPPERLDLVVDARLSSQFLTGLALAATALPGGGILRWTAAASPSYLALTTQWLHRFGCDADLEPGRWRIPGGALGPRSLDLPGDWSGAAAFLAAAAATGRRLRLGPLDPEDAQGDRAMVAILHAAGCRIQWIGPQTLEVEGPLVRGLDADLTDCPDLGPVLAALAALAPGPSELRGLHTLPLKECDRLDASSELVRWLGGTAEVIGDHTLRVGPGPEFRAGFGTRPPFNPRNDHRMAFAAALGGLRQGGELLDPHCVAKTFPDFWEVWRGMLGC; translated from the coding sequence ATGTCCCTGTCGCTTCCTGAAGACAGCCGGCTCCCATCCGGAGCGGCATTCCGCCCGGTATCCATTCCCGGCTCCAAGTCGGTGACCAACCGCGCCCTGCTTCTGGCCGCGCTGGCCCCGGGCGAGACCCGTCTGAAGGGGGGACTCGAGGCCGAGGACACGCGCTGGATGCGCCGGGCCCTCGGCGACCTGGGGATTCCCGTCGCAGTGGCGGATGGGGCCTGGACGATCCGAGGTGGCAACCGCCCCCGGGCGACCACGCCCCTCTGGCTCGGCGCCTCGGGCACCACCCTGCGCTTCCTCCTGCCCTGGCTGGCCCTGCGGGCCGAGGGTGACCTCCGGATGGAGGGTGATCCGCGCCTCTTCGAGCGGCCCCTCGGCCCCCTGCTGGAACCCCTGACGACCCTGGGCGCGAGTTGGTGTCCCGATGCCTCCGGAGCCTGGCTCCGTCCCGTGCCCGCACCTCCCGAGCGCCTGGACCTGGTCGTGGACGCGCGCCTCAGCAGCCAGTTCCTCACGGGGTTGGCCCTGGCCGCCACCGCGCTGCCGGGTGGGGGCATCCTGCGCTGGACCGCCGCCGCCAGTCCGAGCTACCTGGCGCTCACCACCCAATGGCTGCACCGCTTCGGCTGCGACGCCGACCTGGAGCCCGGCCGCTGGCGCATCCCCGGGGGAGCCCTGGGGCCGCGTTCCCTGGACCTGCCCGGTGACTGGAGCGGAGCCGCGGCCTTCCTCGCCGCGGCGGCGGCCACGGGGCGCCGCCTGCGCCTGGGCCCCCTGGATCCTGAAGATGCCCAGGGCGACCGGGCCATGGTGGCCATCCTTCACGCCGCCGGGTGCCGAATCCAGTGGATCGGGCCGCAGACCCTGGAGGTGGAGGGCCCCCTCGTCCGGGGCCTCGACGCCGACCTCACCGACTGTCCGGACCTGGGGCCCGTGCTGGCGGCTCTGGCGGCCCTGGCCCCCGGCCCTTCGGAGTTGCGCGGCCTCCACACCCTGCCCCTGAAGGAGTGCGACCGCCTGGATGCTTCCTCAGAGCTGGTGCGCTGGCTGGGCGGGACGGCCGAGGTGATCGGGGACCATACCCTGCGCGTGGGACCTGGGCCCGAGTTCAGGGCTGGATTCGGAACCCGGCCACCCTTCAACCCCCGGAACGACCACCGCATGGCCTTCGCCGCCGCCCTCGGCGGGCTTCGTCAGGGCGGGGAGCTTCTCGACCCCCACTGCGTGGCCAAGACCTTCCCGGACTTCTGGGAAGTCTGGCGCGGGATGCTGGGGTGCTGA
- a CDS encoding sigma-54-dependent transcriptional regulator: MLRAPWLGHWKAPWGLERGRRWGDSAWALAAIAQAWLLGGREGRWPQVEQEARRPFGPQLSSQPTVFGPRPDPAWVARLRHGSPAVPASQRGVREGELQAWAWEALLEGDGVPWMAAGSVLLDRSQRLRWIALLGAVDAKGTLHLPPFLEILVPPALHRLPPHWWAFLLRSQDAGGRLLPEGALDADLPWSTLQAHAESLVLEVLPEGLKPHREAPWLAALPGGRWMLDPRLRAWARGFGASPAGLEALALGGLAGGAVPEPALAALLRLQSSPAFPDGWTPSLEADIREDLQRPGLPPPSGHPTWDRVRMRWGGEAAPTAPGYPDWGAGAHPCADPFHWMAEGLRADQACDPETSLRAFTLAHAHFTRLGAPGWAERAASNAAVLALKWADLPAHARWSVLRGPLPQPWRDLEEAQLAEVNLEPDAALARIRRLVEAHPGLPGAWGLLASHGADRERWDLVREGLAGAGDHPYTRFLRAVLGPLTEEPPHDADPETRLSWETHRLFRGGGDPGAFWAAWWACPTQIMCLELGLQVLERRPDLRRASSLLALQGIADRAASPRHQRRLAALWPQPDAVADPAPLHLVKDWLARLTTPTWIAWEDEGRLHTLGAGEAPPEGALSRLAQDGTLAPFAQGPWVWCGHPLIWEGCPVGAVLLARPAEAVPTPPLEPLLISPWLARIRARRPAEVAVEPGLLLTDGSEPMASLLRELDRVATSELPVLILGPTGSGKELAARELHQRSGRSGPLVAVNCSAFAEGLLESELFGHTKGAFTGADRDRRGAIEAARGGTLFLDEVADLSPRLQSLLLRVLQEREIRRVGSDHAVKVDVRFAAATHRPMEDLAAAGAFRRDLLFRLQGAVLRLPSLSARRHEFPFLVPRLVVRAAASAKRPVPALAPGLPEALARLPWPGNVRELMHALERAILRCEGGVLKPSHLPELEAPMAQVRTWDDATRAFQRRLLLETLQASGFRVAEAAQTLGLARPALYAVAKRLGVDLVAERSELTPGPAIRDSEIGRIG, from the coding sequence GTGCTGAGGGCCCCCTGGCTCGGCCACTGGAAGGCCCCCTGGGGCCTGGAGCGCGGCCGGCGCTGGGGTGATTCGGCCTGGGCCCTGGCCGCCATCGCCCAGGCCTGGCTGCTGGGCGGGCGGGAAGGCCGGTGGCCGCAGGTGGAGCAGGAAGCCCGGCGGCCCTTCGGACCGCAGCTCTCCAGCCAGCCCACCGTCTTTGGCCCCCGTCCCGACCCCGCCTGGGTGGCCCGCCTCCGCCACGGCAGCCCCGCCGTGCCGGCTTCGCAACGGGGCGTCCGGGAGGGCGAGCTGCAGGCCTGGGCGTGGGAGGCCCTGCTCGAAGGCGATGGTGTTCCCTGGATGGCCGCCGGCTCAGTCCTTCTGGATCGGTCCCAGCGCCTGCGGTGGATCGCCCTTCTAGGGGCCGTGGACGCGAAGGGGACCCTCCACCTCCCGCCCTTTCTCGAAATTCTGGTGCCGCCCGCGCTCCATCGCCTGCCGCCGCATTGGTGGGCCTTCCTCCTGCGGAGCCAGGACGCCGGGGGGCGCCTGCTGCCGGAGGGTGCGCTGGACGCGGACCTGCCCTGGTCCACCCTCCAGGCCCACGCGGAGTCGCTGGTGCTGGAGGTGCTGCCCGAAGGCCTGAAGCCCCATCGCGAGGCCCCCTGGCTGGCCGCCCTCCCCGGGGGGCGCTGGATGCTGGATCCGCGCCTGCGAGCCTGGGCCCGGGGGTTCGGTGCTTCCCCGGCCGGCCTGGAAGCCCTCGCCCTCGGCGGCCTGGCGGGAGGGGCGGTCCCCGAGCCGGCCCTGGCGGCCTTGCTCCGGCTGCAGTCCTCCCCCGCCTTCCCCGACGGCTGGACGCCTTCCCTGGAGGCCGACATCCGGGAGGACCTCCAACGGCCAGGCCTCCCGCCGCCCTCGGGCCACCCCACCTGGGACCGGGTGCGCATGCGCTGGGGCGGCGAGGCGGCTCCGACGGCGCCAGGCTACCCGGACTGGGGCGCCGGGGCCCATCCCTGCGCCGATCCTTTCCACTGGATGGCCGAGGGCCTTCGCGCCGACCAGGCCTGCGACCCGGAGACCTCCCTGCGGGCCTTCACCCTGGCCCACGCCCACTTCACCCGGCTGGGTGCCCCGGGCTGGGCGGAGCGCGCCGCGTCCAATGCGGCCGTCCTCGCCCTCAAGTGGGCCGACCTGCCCGCCCACGCCCGCTGGAGCGTCCTGCGAGGTCCACTACCCCAGCCCTGGCGGGATCTGGAGGAGGCGCAGCTGGCGGAGGTGAACCTGGAACCGGACGCCGCCCTGGCCCGGATCCGCCGCCTGGTGGAGGCCCACCCCGGCCTTCCCGGCGCCTGGGGCCTGCTCGCCAGCCACGGGGCCGACCGGGAGCGCTGGGATCTGGTGCGGGAAGGCCTCGCCGGGGCCGGCGACCATCCCTACACCCGCTTTCTCCGCGCCGTGCTGGGGCCCCTCACCGAGGAACCGCCGCACGATGCCGACCCTGAAACCCGCCTGAGCTGGGAGACCCACCGCCTCTTCCGGGGGGGCGGCGATCCCGGGGCTTTCTGGGCGGCGTGGTGGGCCTGCCCCACCCAGATCATGTGCCTGGAACTGGGCCTGCAGGTGCTGGAACGGCGGCCGGATCTTCGCCGCGCCTCTTCCCTGCTGGCCCTCCAGGGCATCGCCGATCGGGCCGCCAGCCCGCGGCACCAGCGGCGCCTGGCGGCCCTGTGGCCCCAGCCCGATGCGGTCGCCGACCCCGCCCCCCTTCACCTCGTCAAGGACTGGCTGGCCCGCCTGACCACCCCCACCTGGATCGCCTGGGAAGACGAGGGGCGGCTGCACACCTTGGGCGCCGGGGAGGCCCCGCCCGAGGGCGCCCTCAGCCGCCTCGCCCAGGATGGAACGCTGGCCCCCTTCGCCCAGGGCCCCTGGGTCTGGTGCGGACATCCCCTGATCTGGGAGGGCTGCCCCGTGGGAGCGGTGCTGCTGGCCCGGCCCGCGGAGGCCGTGCCCACGCCTCCGCTGGAGCCGCTTCTGATCTCGCCCTGGCTCGCCCGGATCCGCGCCCGGCGGCCTGCCGAAGTCGCGGTCGAGCCCGGCCTCCTGCTCACGGATGGCAGCGAGCCCATGGCCTCTTTGCTGCGGGAGCTGGACCGCGTGGCCACTTCCGAGCTGCCCGTGTTGATCCTCGGCCCCACGGGCAGCGGCAAGGAGCTGGCGGCCCGGGAGCTGCACCAGAGATCGGGCCGCTCGGGCCCGCTCGTGGCCGTGAACTGCTCGGCCTTTGCCGAGGGGCTGCTGGAGTCCGAACTCTTCGGCCACACCAAGGGCGCCTTCACGGGCGCGGATCGCGACCGGCGCGGGGCCATCGAGGCCGCCCGCGGAGGCACCCTGTTCCTCGACGAGGTGGCGGACCTGTCGCCGCGCCTGCAGTCCCTCCTTCTGCGCGTCCTCCAGGAGCGGGAGATCCGCCGCGTCGGCTCGGATCATGCCGTGAAGGTGGATGTGCGCTTTGCCGCCGCCACCCACCGCCCCATGGAGGATCTGGCCGCGGCCGGGGCCTTCCGGCGCGACCTGCTCTTTCGCCTCCAGGGCGCGGTGCTCCGCCTCCCGTCGCTCTCGGCCCGCCGCCATGAATTCCCGTTCCTGGTGCCGCGGCTCGTGGTGCGGGCCGCGGCCTCGGCCAAGCGTCCCGTGCCAGCCCTGGCCCCAGGCCTGCCCGAGGCGCTGGCCCGCCTGCCCTGGCCCGGCAATGTGCGCGAGCTGATGCACGCCCTCGAGCGGGCCATCCTCCGCTGCGAAGGCGGCGTCCTCAAGCCGTCCCATCTCCCGGAGCTGGAAGCGCCCATGGCCCAGGTGCGCACCTGGGACGACGCCACCCGCGCCTTCCAGCGGCGTCTGCTGCTGGAGACCCTCCAGGCCAGCGGGTTCCGCGTGGCGGAAGCCGCCCAGACCCTTGGCCTCGCCCGCCCCGCCCTCTACGCCGTGGCCAAGCGGTTGGGCGTGGATCTGGTGGCGGAGCGATCGGAATTGACTCCGGGTCCCGCGATCAGGGACAGCGAGATCGGCAGGATCGGGTGA
- a CDS encoding glycosyltransferase family 2 protein: MAFQDPPLVSIGVPVFNGEMYLADSLDSLLAQDHPNLEILISDNASTDGTGEICESYARRDPRVRYVRQDTNIGSTRNFEFVFEHTRGDYFYWQAHDDLRHPTFTSRCLAELQNHPGAVLCNSAVQVIDEAGSPRPDWEDLNFSTVGLTVLERLHRLYDHMDWVDMMGLARRDALAKALPFEGTWGGDVLISAKLLLQGDFCKVDAPLFQYRVREVPKGSEQTLKECFDEGFESPKPYTAFAQTWLRILLTSSLGIPERRWLFTDFLKTLVRLTPQGPHPCWRDILRGEHPSAFAVPNPPAFSAFLADAFFPLAQSSGLALGGTATEHLAASARTVLLWIPGGLPEHEAAGPFFSAVRKALPDARLILVCPIEALEAAEANPDLDDLIGFDLRTFALDSAFRQEITDLVGTLDIDLLYCAALAHDPLLWPLVQAAKPLLAAAHQESDPGENTLAPWMSPPYDCLLPPSRLGELTRTVLPVLGLSGSV; encoded by the coding sequence ATGGCCTTCCAAGACCCTCCGCTGGTGAGCATCGGCGTCCCCGTCTTCAATGGGGAGATGTACCTGGCCGACTCCCTGGACTCCCTGCTGGCCCAGGATCATCCGAACCTGGAGATCCTCATCTCCGACAACGCCTCCACCGATGGAACCGGCGAGATCTGTGAAAGCTATGCCCGGCGGGATCCGCGCGTACGCTATGTCCGACAGGACACCAACATCGGGTCCACCCGGAATTTCGAGTTCGTCTTCGAGCACACCCGGGGAGATTACTTCTATTGGCAGGCGCACGACGACCTCCGTCACCCGACCTTCACCTCGAGGTGCCTGGCGGAGCTGCAGAACCATCCCGGCGCCGTCCTCTGCAACAGCGCCGTCCAGGTCATCGACGAGGCGGGATCACCCCGTCCCGATTGGGAGGATCTCAATTTCTCGACGGTGGGGCTCACGGTTCTCGAGAGGCTCCACCGGCTTTACGACCACATGGACTGGGTGGACATGATGGGGCTGGCCCGGCGGGATGCTCTCGCCAAGGCCCTGCCCTTCGAGGGGACCTGGGGCGGAGATGTCCTGATCAGCGCCAAACTCCTGCTCCAGGGCGATTTCTGCAAGGTAGATGCCCCTCTGTTCCAATACCGGGTCCGCGAGGTGCCCAAAGGGAGCGAGCAGACCCTGAAGGAGTGCTTCGACGAAGGGTTCGAAAGCCCGAAACCCTACACCGCCTTCGCCCAGACCTGGCTCAGGATTCTCTTGACCTCGTCCCTGGGCATACCCGAGCGGAGGTGGCTCTTCACCGATTTCCTGAAGACCCTCGTGCGCTTGACGCCCCAGGGTCCCCACCCCTGCTGGCGGGACATCCTCAGGGGCGAGCACCCGAGCGCTTTCGCGGTACCCAATCCGCCGGCCTTTTCGGCCTTCCTCGCCGATGCCTTCTTCCCCCTCGCCCAGTCCAGCGGCCTCGCCCTGGGAGGCACCGCCACCGAGCACCTGGCCGCCTCGGCCCGCACCGTCCTCCTCTGGATTCCGGGCGGCCTTCCCGAGCACGAAGCGGCGGGCCCCTTCTTTTCGGCCGTGCGCAAGGCTCTTCCTGATGCCCGCCTGATCCTCGTGTGCCCCATCGAAGCCCTCGAGGCAGCCGAGGCCAACCCGGACCTCGATGACCTCATCGGGTTCGATCTCCGCACCTTCGCGCTGGACTCAGCCTTCCGCCAGGAGATCACCGATCTGGTCGGCACCCTGGACATCGACCTGCTCTACTGCGCCGCCCTGGCTCACGACCCGCTCCTCTGGCCCCTGGTCCAGGCGGCGAAACCCCTCCTGGCTGCCGCCCATCAGGAGAGCGACCCGGGTGAGAACACCCTCGCGCCCTGGATGTCCCCACCCTACGACTGCCTCCTGCCCCCGAGCCGCCTTGGCGAGTTGACCCGGACGGTCCTCCCGGTCCTGGGGCTCAGCGGATCCGTTTGA
- a CDS encoding cephalosporin hydroxylase family protein, giving the protein MKIRIDMDNGRVEVERGTDPVESHEAGTAEAFELVSKAWLRVGWDAKYVYGFTWMGRPIIQLPEDMFRIQEVIHQVRPTLIIETGVAHGGSLIFYASLFEAMGTGRVVGVDIEIRPHNRAAIEAHPMARRISLVEGSSVDPAVVEAVRSQIQPDDRVLVVLDSCHAKEHVLQELRLYAPLVSVGSYILAADGIMKDLVGAPRSQPDWATNNPEAAARAFVGECPAFEIVEPPRPFNEGLVERPVTYWPGGWLKRIR; this is encoded by the coding sequence ATGAAAATCCGCATCGACATGGATAACGGGCGGGTGGAGGTAGAGCGGGGAACGGACCCGGTCGAATCCCATGAGGCAGGTACGGCCGAGGCCTTTGAATTGGTTTCGAAGGCTTGGTTACGCGTGGGCTGGGACGCCAAGTATGTCTACGGTTTCACCTGGATGGGACGGCCCATCATCCAACTTCCCGAGGACATGTTCCGGATCCAGGAGGTCATCCACCAGGTCCGGCCGACCCTCATCATCGAAACCGGCGTTGCCCATGGAGGGTCGTTGATCTTCTACGCGAGCCTCTTCGAGGCGATGGGGACGGGGCGGGTCGTGGGCGTCGACATCGAGATCCGTCCCCACAATCGCGCCGCCATCGAGGCCCATCCGATGGCGAGGCGGATCAGCCTCGTCGAAGGCAGCTCCGTCGATCCGGCCGTGGTGGAGGCGGTCCGCAGCCAAATCCAACCCGACGACCGCGTTCTGGTGGTCCTGGACTCCTGCCACGCGAAGGAGCATGTCCTGCAGGAACTCCGACTCTATGCCCCGCTGGTGTCGGTGGGATCGTACATCCTGGCGGCGGACGGCATCATGAAGGACCTGGTGGGCGCGCCCCGCAGCCAGCCGGACTGGGCCACCAACAATCCCGAAGCCGCGGCCCGGGCCTTCGTCGGCGAATGTCCGGCCTTTGAAATCGTGGAACCCCCCCGCCCCTTCAACGAAGGTCTGGTCGAGCGGCCCGTGACCTATTGGCCGGGCGGCTGGCTCAAACGGATCCGCTGA